The Xyrauchen texanus isolate HMW12.3.18 chromosome 42, RBS_HiC_50CHRs, whole genome shotgun sequence genome includes the window TGCTTCACcgcaaccttgatttttgctttttttaaagaaaaagagggacttGATagggaaattatattttgtggtaatcaacattatgccacaaatgctatctaCTGGGCATAAcatatattgaacccggaatattcctttaagttgcatAGTTGTGTAGTATGAGAAATCATAATAGTCGCTAATTTATCAATAAGTAATTAAAAGGAATGCATCAGAGTTAATATTGGTAGATTCTGTCTAACAAAACATCTTGTGAATCCCCTGCAAAGGCTTATATGGGAATAGACAGACAACAAAGCTACTGCTAAAgagacaaacaaaaaaattcaaaagaTGGACCACAGGTTCAAGGTATTAGCATAATATTCTGACATTACAATACTGTTTTTTCTCTTTAAATGAATCTCACCTATTCGTGCTTCCTCTCACAGGCACGACTTCGGTTATTCGTTTATACAGACATTATGCAAGTTATTACAGTAATATGTTGTACGAACAGGACAAATTGAGACTTTAATAATCCCAAACATTGACTGTGTGAAAGTAGCCATGTTGGCACTTAAAACAATAGTTAACCCataacttctctcatcatttaatcaccatcatgccatcccagatgtgtatgaatttctttcttctgcagaacacaactctgtaggtccataatacaagtgaatggtggccaaagattttgaagctcaaaaaagcacataaaggaagcataaaattaatccatatgactccagtggtttaattcatgtcttctgtaGCAATCATATCGGATTTGTGTGAGaacatacaaaatacaaatttttcactataaatcttgacatcagcagtctcatttgcaatcatgatttcatgcttgattacacatctagtgctctgcacatgcatcaagcactaggaagtgtaatcaagcttgaaatcatgattgcaaaGGAGACTGctcatatcaagatttatagtgaaaaggagttatattttggtctcttctcacacaaaactgattggatcgcttcagaagacattgattaaaccactggagtcatatggattacttttatgctgcctttatgagcttcaaagtttaCCATTCATTGCATTGTGTGGCCCTATAGAGTTGagatcttcgtttgtgttctcaACACACAGaaggtaaactattccttaaagacACATTCAACTCAGACTCCTGGATACAATTTGCCACAGATTCAATAAGAGCAAATCTGAATAAATTGTGATTTGAGAAATGGTGGGACTCTACTTTAATTTTAAACATACTGCAGTACACTGTATGAACTAATTTGCTGTTGAAAAAGCAGACATGACTGTCAAAGCAAGATTGTTTGCCTTGTTGTTGAGATGATTATGAACGCCACCTTGTGGTGATTGAGGAACAGCCATGGGCTATACAGGGATTTACTTTGATGAATGTAGTTTCCTTTGTTTAATTGTGATGACCTTATttgactgtaatctgattatataaaTACAGATCTTTGCTTTCATAAACGCTATAATGACAACAAATATTACAGTCTCACAAAAACAGAATGGGCTGAGATACATTCACAGACTGGCACCATTTAGTGTTTATTTGCAGTCTCCATAACCTCAGTTATAGCAAAGATAAacctcaataaataaatactatacaCTTCTACATAACAGTTAAGATGCACGGtaacaaacagaaaaaacacaTACTACCTTTGCCtgtccttaaaaaaaattaaataaaaaaaacagagggAGTGATGCGTATAATGCATGCAGATAACTGCCCGGACTTAAAAACAGTAAGATATTGGTACATTGATTTGGCATGTCATTTATCTACATAtaagtttgtgttttgtgtgaaagCTTGAGCCATCCTCGTACTCTCTTAATGCAGTCCAATTTACAGTTTCTTATCTCCACCATGCTTGTGTCAAAGGTTTTGAATTCATTATAAAACTTTGCCATTTCTCATAAAATAGAACAGCTTCCCCTGTGCAATTTCATAAATTAGATTAAAATctggtttgtttttttaaatgtcctagGTCATCAAACGGATTAAATGTAAGAGGTTCAACGGAAATCCGCAGATGTGTGTTGAAGATCTCATCATCAACAAGCCTCATCCATCAACCACCCATTTCCCCCATCAGTCTAGATGTGAATAGTCAAGAGTCATGTTATGGCAAGCAGTAGTCACCATATTTTGCTCACAGGTTCTAATGGTGGCACTGAAATCCTCCTTAACCATCCAGGGGTCTTCCCAGGTACACCATTGTCACTTCAGTGTTCCCATAGACGGCCGAAACAGCTGGAAAAAGGCATGCTTTAGGTAGCCCTCTGAACGCCACTCCGAGGAACTCAAACCCACGCTCGAAGGCTAGTGTCTTATCATCCATGTCTAGGATTACGCGTATTCTCTCCCCGATCTGTAGAAGAAGAATAAAACAATACATATCTATGACACAATTTTCTTTTGGCGTCTTACAAAAGGTTAAACCACACatattttcagcaatttgtgtatTTTCTACTGTCATTTAGCACAAGCTACCTGGTACTTTGGTGCGTTGTTGCACTGCGGGAAGTTGCCGTTGACCTCTCCATTGTGAAGCAGGTTATTGTCTACTAGATTCCATCCCCAGCTCTGGTCATCGCTGCCTAAAAGCGCTACATAGCCCTGGCACTGCAAGGGAGCCCTCTTGGTTGCAATGCCAATCACCGCAACTGTGCCCAGGGGTCCCTCCCACCAGATCTCCCAGGCATGACGGCCCTCTGAGAAGCCGATCTTCCCACGGGCACCGTCCGTGCTTTGGGCGATGGGGTTACGGTGCAGGGTGAACCCATTTTTCTTGATATAGACATTCCTGGAGCAGTCATTGGAGCTCAGAGCATGCTGGAAAGACTTAAGCTGAGGATAGAGAATTTAAAATCAAAGTACAATTTTTGTCTTTGACAGTTCTACACAAGTAGATACACCAAGATTAAGTAGAACACAGAAACTTGATTCAATAATTCAACGAGCATTACGCAAACTCATCAGTTTTGAAAAGTGACCCATTTTCTTTAGATTTATGCACATCCACTGCAGACAGTCTATTTAATTTACTGTGTTTGACATTTAATTGACTCtcgaaaatgggtcttccaaatggacaatgaccccaagcatacctccacagttgtggcaaaatggattaaggacaacaaagtcaaggttttggagtgaccatcacaaagccctgacctcaatcccatagaacatttgtgggcagaactgaaaatctgactcagttacaccagttctgtcaggaggaatggaccaaaattccagcaacttattgtgaaaagtTTGTTGAAGGCTCCCCAAAACGATAGACCCAAGTAGGGTTTAAACGGTAgagattttcatggtatgataaccgtctcagaaaatatcactttttcacggtatacggtattacacaattactattatgaAAACAgggaaaacagaagggttatttatttatttttgagcaaacactttattataattgaaacttgaaaccatttattttattgaagtatgtgtaaaaaagtctcccttttcaaaataaaatagaaaaaataagaaagctaacagaattataataaacatgataaaaaaaagcatgtaactataacatgttatataactaaagcatgttaatttacatgttaaatgaactactaaattaaaaaaaacatcggCTGTGTGAgattttgaagtaatgtcctatgattattaacagttaacatatactgtagatgacagtgaggtcagactgctcctgtctgtaactttaactCAGCGCTTCTCAACTGTTTTTGCTTCAGGAAAGATTTTACATtagaaatcaagtgtcgacctgccatagattaaataacctgtatttaatgtatcctgggttgcatttccttttatgttgcatagttttgtttatggttttccagtacaagaaCATGcctcaagtgacattatttttgttgatgatgtcaaaacctacaggaagttttctctcgcccttttaaaaattgaagagcatatttacttatatgagcccattattatcccgtttgttacctaatattacatatttatacacatattacacagaaggaaaggctcctcattaccatggttaggtcagtgggctagtcttaaataatagtaataataataataaattaatgtacttatgaaaaataaatattagctgaaactcatcttgaaactttaactataactgccactgttgatataaaatgaggtctaatagattctacctttagattatctcaaataaaactataacattttgtcagaaTATAACAGTTACTCATGAAAAATCTTTTTTGGCGCATAGCACAGTTGCTtttctcctcagtgctgtttggcatgtcaggactGCTACTGTTGAGAGGTTCAAACTGACAATCTCCATAACACTTTCAACTAGAAAACTCTCACTAAAATTGAAATgtttgatgtctgcgctccgcaatatcgagggaatcCCAGTTGTTGAACGCACGCGCCagtgagaagagcagatcattagcgtgagctcgttacactcgtgaaagtgcagatgagaagttttagctgtttgcgatattatcattaaatctgcctcggcagtcctacatAGTCGATCACTTgtgcggccgccgaaatatcttcaatgggagaaccatggcattgttctttccctgctatccacgacccagtccgaatagaccagttgataaacactgctttaactcacacactcatgtcagaccccctcgcctcacttctctctgacattttctccgctgcatgtttgtgtgtgtgacgcaagtttacgagtctgacaggcaaacaaggaggaaaggagatgcgcaagcacatgtgagattctccatccggttgcatttttttctcaataccgtagataagcaaatgtacatggtatgataaccgtcaattttcaaaccgtggtataccttgaaaccggtataccgctgcaaccctagacccaagttaaacaatttaaaggcaatgctaccaaaacaAAGTGTACgtacacttctgacccactgggaatgtgatgaaagaaataaaagctgaaataaataattctctctactattattctgactattatttcatattcttaaaataaaggagTGATCCTAACCGACCTaacacagggaatgttttctatgattaaatgtcagaaaggtaaacttctgactaatatatatatatctcgtttttttactttcaaaaaccacaaatCAGATGGAAACAAAATGGTAATATGATATTTTCCTTGGTACTGAATAAATGTCACATTCATGTATCATGGCATTTACATGGTGCTGTAAGGTCCTTCAACTACTGACGTATATCCAAAAAACTAAGGTACTTTTTAGTTTTTACTAGTGTAAAGAGAAATCTTTAACTTTGTTAGttctaaaacataaaataaatccactGCAGACAGTCTATATAAAGACTGAATTGTGTATCCAGTATTTACAAATGATGTTAATCCATTAAAgactagaggtcgactgatagtggaaTTTGGTGATACTGATATCtcaggtggtgggaaaggccgcAAACCAATTAAATGGCCcatagtttttacatttaaaaatatcttatttttttcCTTCCTATGATGagcacagacaaagagtcctaaatggaaaaaaataaataaaaagaataactTCAAATgcaaacacaccagggactcttcttttgaaatgattaaataatgaaaaactaCTGGCAACTATCGCCTTTTATATTGCTGATAACAATACTTACAAAAAGCAACAAATCGGCACCAATTCATCAGTAAAatcgagatatatatatatatatatatatatatatatatatatatatatatatatatatatatttaattcttaGTCTTTTCTTACTATGATAGGCCTGAcataagagtccaaaatgaacaaaattacaGATGCAGTTTTTTGTGCATTCAAAATCTCAATAATAACCATAATGCAGGACTTTTATAAATATGCAAGAAATTACCCAAGGACTCttgttttgaaatgacagagacttggctttgttacaatgctctatatatGAGTATTTACCAAAGCTTATTAAGCTCTAGCCTTTatattcactttctttgcatgccctcattTCAATGTAgaacatttgattatctaatcaaaaaaactaaatatgcatTGAAAAATTAGGATACAAAGCTCAATGGATATTGTCAACGatgaaacatttaaatacacaaatacCCAAGAGGTGTCAgtgattttttttacttcaccTCTATAGGCCGCttttatactgtagaaccaaTCTGTTTTAACTGTAGACTCTGGAACACTGGACAAGGAACactgattaataaaataataataataattagaaaaaaaaaaaaactattggtaactaactgcatatatatttttgcagataGCAGA containing:
- the LOC127635380 gene encoding F-box/SPRY domain-containing protein 1 codes for the protein MSGAAGVGAQSAELGAAAAAAAGCCSSSSGSGSAAFLSGGSSIAGRLPSRVLEHMFSYLELPDLMNCSLVCWHWNSCLADENSEVWRSQCARVLTDEALRSDVLCNLASYKGKLKSFQHALSSNDCSRNVYIKKNGFTLHRNPIAQSTDGARGKIGFSEGRHAWEIWWEGPLGTVAVIGIATKRAPLQCQGYVALLGSDDQSWGWNLVDNNLLHNGEVNGNFPQCNNAPKYQIGERIRVILDMDDKTLAFERGFEFLGVAFRGLPKACLFPAVSAVYGNTEVTMVYLGRPLDG